A genomic stretch from Sinorhizobium terangae includes:
- a CDS encoding pilus assembly protein TadG-related protein has translation MRRAKFHAQLSRLARDKNGNFAVLGAIAIVPIIAAAGLTLDFVGAYLEAEKMQAALDAAALGSVRAYGEGADESEASKAAEKFFWSNYALPQENVVDGANLADTPTQGALSVAFTHSTIEDVAAAEFSFDYKPMFLERLPLKIRRQAVAARAASAEACILALHNTADRAFEVSGSAAVDLTGCTVISDSNDDQSIYVGGTGKLKAECLYAAGGIYSSPLSVELACAQAMEGASRVADPFKNKVLPKTSAWVDLSGCGQDFIAGGGGNGDCNGTGKTPKNNNEGYVVTLKPGTYHSLDIKRAVKLLSGNYIIDGGRLEFGSQANVTGTGVTFFLMNGAVLSINGSATFNISPSLVGDWAGFSIVAEHGNVETAIINGNSRSSLTGIVYLPDAAELQYSGNGATSGECIRLIAQEITLTGNSTFKMDCTTELADKSIYYPGAIRLVR, from the coding sequence ATGAGACGTGCGAAGTTCCATGCCCAATTGAGTCGATTGGCTCGCGACAAAAACGGCAATTTCGCCGTCCTCGGAGCAATCGCGATCGTCCCCATCATCGCCGCCGCCGGCCTGACGCTCGACTTCGTCGGTGCCTATCTCGAAGCCGAGAAAATGCAGGCTGCGCTGGACGCCGCCGCGCTTGGTTCCGTGCGAGCCTACGGCGAAGGCGCGGACGAAAGCGAAGCCTCCAAAGCGGCGGAGAAGTTCTTCTGGAGCAACTACGCGCTGCCGCAAGAAAACGTCGTCGACGGAGCCAATCTCGCGGACACACCCACGCAAGGCGCATTGTCCGTCGCGTTCACGCACAGCACGATCGAAGACGTCGCCGCAGCGGAATTCAGCTTCGACTATAAGCCGATGTTCCTGGAGCGCCTGCCGCTCAAAATCCGGCGCCAGGCCGTTGCGGCGCGCGCGGCCAGCGCGGAAGCCTGTATTCTGGCACTGCATAACACGGCCGACCGGGCATTCGAAGTCAGCGGCAGCGCAGCCGTCGATCTGACCGGATGCACCGTCATCTCGGACTCCAACGACGATCAATCGATCTATGTCGGCGGCACAGGCAAGCTCAAGGCGGAGTGTCTTTACGCCGCCGGCGGAATTTACAGTTCGCCGCTATCGGTCGAACTTGCTTGCGCCCAGGCGATGGAAGGCGCGTCACGCGTGGCCGACCCGTTCAAGAACAAGGTCCTGCCAAAAACATCGGCGTGGGTCGATCTTTCCGGTTGCGGACAGGACTTCATCGCCGGCGGCGGCGGCAATGGCGACTGTAACGGCACCGGCAAGACGCCTAAGAACAACAATGAGGGCTACGTCGTCACATTGAAGCCCGGAACCTATCACAGCCTGGACATCAAACGCGCCGTAAAACTCCTTTCCGGCAACTACATCATCGATGGCGGGCGTCTCGAATTCGGCAGCCAGGCCAATGTGACAGGGACCGGCGTCACTTTCTTCCTCATGAACGGCGCCGTGCTCAGCATCAACGGCTCTGCAACGTTCAATATCTCGCCGTCGCTCGTAGGCGATTGGGCCGGGTTCTCCATCGTCGCCGAGCATGGAAATGTGGAGACCGCGATCATCAACGGCAACAGCCGGTCGTCCTTGACCGGTATCGTCTACCTCCCCGACGCTGCTGAACTGCAATATTCGGGCAATGGCGCAACGAGCGGCGAGTGCATCCGGCTGATCGCCCAGGAAATCACCCTGACCGGTAACAGCACATTCAAGATGGATTGCACGACGGAGCTTGCCGACAAGAGCATCTACTACCCGGGCGCTATCCGGCTGGTGCGTTAG
- the galE gene encoding UDP-glucose 4-epimerase GalE, whose protein sequence is MAILVTGGAGYIGSHMVWSLLDAGESVVVVDRLSTGFRWAIAPEAKFYFGDVGNRTLLGRIFAENEIDAVIHFAGSAVVPESVADPLAYYENNTANTRTLVAATIAAGVRHFVFSSTAAVYGTQDTADPVKETATLRPESPYGRSKLMSEIMLQDAAAAHDFRYVVLRYFNVAGADPLGRAGQSTAGATHLIKVACEAALGIRRKVDVYGTDYPTADGTGIRDYIHVADLVTAHKDALGYLRGGGEPLTSNCGYGKGFSVLQVLDAVRRVSGRDFRIDYAPRRPGDAAQVVADSSLARLKLDWVPTHASLEDIVLSAFDWERYLSRKNSYDKAV, encoded by the coding sequence ATGGCGATATTGGTAACGGGCGGGGCGGGTTACATAGGCAGCCACATGGTGTGGTCGCTGCTCGATGCGGGCGAGTCTGTCGTGGTGGTCGACAGGTTGTCCACAGGTTTCCGCTGGGCGATCGCGCCGGAAGCAAAGTTCTATTTCGGCGACGTCGGCAACAGGACGCTGCTTGGCAGGATCTTTGCGGAAAACGAGATCGATGCGGTCATCCATTTCGCGGGATCAGCGGTCGTTCCGGAATCTGTCGCCGACCCGCTTGCCTACTATGAAAATAACACGGCGAACACGCGCACGCTGGTCGCCGCGACGATCGCGGCCGGCGTTCGCCATTTCGTGTTCTCATCGACCGCGGCGGTCTACGGCACTCAGGATACTGCCGACCCGGTCAAGGAAACAGCCACGTTGCGTCCCGAGAGCCCCTATGGCCGTTCGAAGCTGATGTCGGAAATCATGCTGCAGGACGCCGCTGCCGCTCATGATTTCCGCTACGTGGTGCTGCGCTATTTCAACGTCGCCGGAGCGGATCCGCTCGGCCGCGCCGGGCAATCGACTGCGGGTGCGACTCATCTGATCAAGGTCGCCTGCGAGGCCGCTCTCGGCATACGCCGCAAGGTCGATGTCTACGGAACCGATTATCCGACCGCGGACGGTACCGGCATTCGGGATTATATCCACGTTGCCGATTTGGTTACGGCACACAAGGACGCGCTCGGCTATCTAAGAGGCGGCGGCGAACCACTGACGAGCAATTGCGGTTATGGCAAAGGTTTTTCGGTGCTGCAGGTTCTCGACGCGGTGCGGCGGGTGTCGGGGCGTGATTTCCGTATAGACTATGCACCGCGGCGTCCGGGCGACGCCGCACAGGTCGTCGCGGACTCCTCGCTTGCGCGGCTGAAGCTCGACTGGGTGCCGACCCATGCAAGCCTCGAAGACATCGTCCTGAGCGCCTTCGACTGGGAGCGGTATCTCAGCCGCAAGAACAGCTACGACAAGGCGGTCTGA
- a CDS encoding chorismate mutase family protein: protein MQKTPAECTTMADVRVEIDRLDRALMKLLAERWGYIDRAAEIKRPLKLKADIPARVAEVRANARRHASELGLDPDFYEGIWAQLIDHAIAHERRLLGEAEE, encoded by the coding sequence ATGCAGAAGACCCCCGCAGAATGCACGACAATGGCGGATGTGCGTGTCGAGATCGACCGGCTCGACCGCGCCCTGATGAAGCTGCTTGCGGAGCGCTGGGGTTACATCGATCGCGCGGCCGAGATAAAGCGTCCGCTCAAATTGAAAGCCGATATCCCGGCACGCGTGGCCGAAGTGCGGGCAAATGCGCGCAGGCACGCGAGCGAACTCGGCCTCGACCCCGATTTCTACGAGGGCATCTGGGCCCAGCTGATCGATCATGCCATTGCGCACGAACGCCGCCTGCTCGGCGAGGCTGAGGAGTAG
- the cydB gene encoding cytochrome d ubiquinol oxidase subunit II, whose protein sequence is MDFDLPLIWAAIIAFAVLAYVVLDGFDLGVGILFPLFPEKHDRDVMMNSVAPVWDGNETWLVLGGGGLMAVFPLAYATVLPALYAPIIAMLIGLIFRGVAFEYRWRTKRAEFLWNWAFAGGSMLAAFAQGIALGALVQGIPVENRAYAGSWWDWLTPFSIVTGIAIVVGYALLGATWLVMKTHGDLADRARTIALRCCFATVGAMGVVSLWTPFLEPVYLQRWFGWPTAIFSVIVPLLVLGCLYLLIKGIRDRYDAQPFVAALGLFLLGYIGIGISFYPYMVPPSLTIWEAAAPPESLAFLLAGALVLVPIVLAYTGYAYWVFRGKVDPEEGYH, encoded by the coding sequence ATGGACTTTGATCTCCCACTGATCTGGGCCGCCATCATTGCCTTTGCCGTTCTGGCCTATGTCGTCCTCGACGGCTTCGATCTCGGTGTCGGCATCCTTTTCCCGCTTTTCCCCGAGAAGCATGATCGCGACGTGATGATGAACTCGGTTGCCCCCGTCTGGGATGGCAACGAAACCTGGCTCGTGCTCGGCGGCGGCGGCCTCATGGCTGTTTTCCCCCTTGCCTATGCGACGGTGCTGCCGGCGCTCTATGCGCCGATCATCGCCATGCTGATCGGCCTGATCTTCCGGGGCGTCGCGTTCGAATATCGCTGGCGCACCAAACGCGCCGAATTTTTGTGGAACTGGGCCTTTGCCGGCGGCTCGATGCTCGCCGCCTTCGCGCAAGGGATCGCACTCGGTGCACTCGTCCAGGGCATACCGGTCGAAAACCGCGCCTATGCCGGCAGCTGGTGGGACTGGCTGACGCCCTTTTCCATCGTTACCGGCATCGCGATCGTCGTCGGCTACGCCTTGCTCGGCGCGACCTGGCTCGTGATGAAGACGCACGGTGATCTCGCCGACCGGGCGCGCACGATTGCGCTCAGGTGCTGCTTTGCGACGGTCGGCGCGATGGGTGTCGTCAGCCTCTGGACGCCATTTCTCGAGCCGGTCTATCTGCAACGCTGGTTCGGCTGGCCGACTGCAATCTTCAGCGTCATCGTTCCCTTGCTCGTCCTTGGTTGCCTCTATCTCCTCATCAAGGGCATTCGTGACCGGTACGACGCGCAGCCGTTCGTCGCGGCCCTCGGCCTTTTCCTCCTTGGCTACATCGGCATCGGCATCAGTTTCTATCCCTATATGGTGCCGCCGTCGCTCACCATCTGGGAAGCGGCCGCGCCGCCGGAAAGCCTTGCCTTCCTGCTTGCCGGGGCGCTCGTGCTCGTACCGATCGTTCTCGCCTATACCGGCTATGCCTATTGGGTTTTTCGCGGCAAAGTCGATCCGGAGGAGGGCTACCATTGA
- a CDS encoding cytochrome ubiquinol oxidase subunit I codes for MFESFDATMLARMQFAFTVSFHIIFPAFSIGLASYLAVLEALWLWKKDEVYLELFNFWKTIFAVTFGMGVVSGIVMSYQFGTNWSVFADKAGPIIGPLMGYEVLTAFFLEAGFLGVMLFGLNRVGPRLHFFATTMVAIGTLISATWILSANSWMQTPAGFAMNGAGQFMPVDWWAIIFNPSFPYRLVHMVLAAYLTTAFVVGACGAWHLLRQTAPRRARTMFSMAMWMAAIVAPIQILAGDQHGLNTLEHQPAKVMGMEGHFESHPDGAPLVLFGIPNSAEKRIDYAIEVPKLGSLILKHDLDAPLAGLDTVPAELHPPIAVIFWSFRIMVGIGLAMLGIGLWSLWCRYRGTLDSDLWLHRAAVLMGPAGFVAVLAGWVTTEVGRQPYTVYGHLLTANSVAPIEAPAVSASLLAFIIVYFFVFGAGTFYILRLMARLPRDTMPELDEGPIRAAGVAHGPASATSHGAHHGL; via the coding sequence GTGTTTGAATCCTTCGACGCAACCATGCTCGCCCGCATGCAGTTTGCCTTTACCGTCTCCTTCCACATCATCTTTCCGGCCTTCTCCATCGGCCTTGCCAGCTACCTCGCCGTCTTAGAAGCCCTCTGGCTCTGGAAGAAGGACGAGGTCTATCTGGAGCTCTTCAACTTCTGGAAGACGATTTTCGCGGTCACCTTCGGCATGGGCGTCGTTTCCGGAATCGTCATGTCCTATCAGTTCGGTACCAACTGGAGCGTGTTTGCCGACAAGGCCGGCCCGATCATCGGCCCTTTGATGGGCTACGAGGTCCTGACGGCTTTCTTCCTGGAAGCCGGCTTTCTCGGCGTCATGCTCTTCGGCCTGAACCGTGTCGGTCCGAGACTGCATTTCTTCGCAACCACCATGGTGGCGATCGGCACGCTGATTTCGGCGACCTGGATCCTGTCCGCCAATTCCTGGATGCAGACGCCGGCGGGTTTTGCGATGAACGGGGCCGGTCAGTTCATGCCGGTAGACTGGTGGGCGATCATCTTCAACCCGTCCTTCCCATACCGCCTTGTCCACATGGTACTTGCCGCCTATCTGACGACGGCGTTCGTCGTCGGCGCCTGCGGCGCCTGGCATCTTCTGCGCCAGACGGCACCACGCCGGGCCCGCACCATGTTCTCGATGGCGATGTGGATGGCGGCGATCGTTGCGCCGATCCAGATTCTCGCCGGCGACCAGCACGGGCTCAACACGCTCGAGCATCAACCCGCCAAGGTGATGGGAATGGAAGGCCACTTCGAAAGCCATCCCGACGGCGCGCCGCTGGTGCTGTTCGGCATCCCCAATTCAGCCGAGAAGCGCATCGACTACGCGATCGAGGTGCCGAAGCTCGGAAGCCTCATCCTGAAACACGATCTTGATGCGCCGCTTGCCGGACTCGACACGGTCCCCGCCGAATTGCATCCGCCGATCGCCGTGATCTTCTGGTCATTCCGCATCATGGTCGGCATCGGCCTCGCCATGCTCGGCATCGGGCTGTGGTCGCTCTGGTGCCGCTACCGCGGTACGCTCGACAGCGATCTCTGGCTCCACCGCGCCGCCGTACTGATGGGTCCTGCCGGCTTCGTCGCGGTTCTGGCCGGATGGGTAACCACGGAAGTGGGTCGCCAGCCTTACACCGTCTACGGTCATCTGCTGACGGCCAACTCGGTCGCGCCGATAGAAGCTCCTGCCGTTTCCGCTTCGCTTCTGGCCTTCATCATCGTCTACTTCTTCGTCTTCGGCGCGGGGACCTTCTACATCCTCCGGCTGATGGCGCGGCTGCCGCGCGACACCATGCCAGAGCTGGACGAGGGCCCGATCCGCGCGGCCGGTGTCGCACACGGCCCGGCAAGCGCCACATCCCATGGAGCGCATCATGGACTTTGA
- a CDS encoding ArnT family glycosyltransferase, with the protein MALPAWTRLVWLPLVVFILFLAAISFRPLLPIDETRYTSVAWEMYLSQDWLKPLTMNFAPYHHKLPLLFWLINASWAIFGVSRWAATLPVVLSSLACVYLTVALGRVLFPGFQRQGDRTAIIMVAGAPFLAYSTVIYFDLTLTVFVLLSLIGTVVYTRARGWRSVVLIGVSLGLGVLARGPVAFLHLLFPILLAPLWASNLRQPVRWYLGILAALGVAAAIVLCWLIPVLQQSDGKFAYALLWMQTVGRATGKLDAHVQPFYFYLPFLPAALIPWVFLPRFWRGAAVLREGLWETEGIRFLVCWFVPTFLLFSLISEKQPHYLLPLLPAVVLAMALCLKEVSTRQMAQGLAIMVVAIVAGQAIASVTILKRYDLEPVAAYMRANRDKDWAFVENYHAELGFLARLQKPVDDVPRHRLAQWFADHPDGRAIVVYRNAKDLAGYHSVLDNPYRAKRMAVLSAQ; encoded by the coding sequence ATGGCCCTTCCCGCGTGGACCAGGCTCGTTTGGCTCCCCCTCGTCGTTTTCATCCTCTTCCTGGCCGCGATTTCCTTCAGGCCGCTCCTGCCCATCGACGAGACGCGCTACACCAGCGTGGCGTGGGAGATGTATCTCAGCCAGGACTGGCTCAAGCCGCTGACGATGAACTTCGCGCCCTATCACCACAAGCTTCCCCTTCTCTTCTGGCTCATCAATGCCTCATGGGCAATTTTCGGGGTCTCTCGCTGGGCGGCAACGCTTCCGGTCGTGCTTTCGTCTCTGGCATGCGTATACCTTACGGTCGCTCTCGGCCGCGTGCTGTTCCCCGGTTTTCAGAGGCAGGGTGATCGCACGGCCATTATCATGGTCGCCGGCGCGCCCTTTCTCGCCTACAGCACTGTCATTTACTTCGACCTTACGTTGACCGTCTTCGTCTTGCTGTCCCTCATCGGCACGGTCGTCTATACGCGCGCGCGGGGTTGGCGCTCCGTGGTGCTTATAGGCGTGTCCCTGGGACTCGGTGTTCTCGCCAGGGGACCAGTGGCATTCCTCCACTTACTCTTCCCGATCTTGCTGGCACCGCTCTGGGCCAGCAATTTGAGGCAACCGGTGAGATGGTACCTCGGAATTCTTGCGGCCCTGGGTGTAGCGGCCGCAATCGTTCTCTGTTGGCTCATCCCGGTGCTGCAGCAGTCCGACGGCAAGTTTGCCTACGCGCTGCTCTGGATGCAGACCGTCGGGAGGGCGACCGGAAAGCTCGACGCCCACGTGCAACCCTTCTACTTCTATCTGCCCTTCTTGCCCGCGGCGCTTATCCCGTGGGTCTTCCTTCCCCGCTTCTGGAGAGGTGCTGCGGTGCTACGCGAAGGCTTATGGGAGACGGAAGGCATCCGGTTCCTCGTCTGCTGGTTCGTGCCCACATTCTTGTTGTTCTCCCTCATCAGCGAGAAGCAGCCGCATTATCTGCTGCCGCTGTTGCCGGCCGTCGTTCTTGCCATGGCCCTTTGCCTGAAGGAGGTCTCTACCCGGCAAATGGCGCAGGGCCTGGCGATCATGGTCGTCGCCATCGTGGCCGGCCAGGCCATCGCGTCGGTGACGATCCTGAAGCGCTACGATCTGGAGCCGGTGGCCGCCTATATGCGTGCAAATCGCGACAAGGACTGGGCTTTCGTCGAGAACTATCATGCCGAGTTGGGGTTCCTGGCGCGCCTTCAAAAACCGGTTGACGATGTCCCTCGGCATCGGCTTGCGCAATGGTTTGCCGACCATCCCGACGGGCGCGCCATCGTCGTATACCGGAACGCCAAGGACCTCGCCGGCTATCACTCGGTCTTGGACAATCCCTATCGGGCCAAAAGGATGGCTGTGCTCTCTGCTCAATGA
- a CDS encoding M20 aminoacylase family protein: protein MKLSAAIDNALPELVAIRRDLHAHPELGLEETRTSAFIARHLDALGYTVTTGLAKTGVVGTLRNGTGGRSIGIRADIDALPIHEETGLDYASTTPGLMHACGHDGHTAMLLGAARALAERRNFDGTIHLIFQPAEENFGGAKIMIDEGLFEKFPCDAVFALHNEPNLPFGQFALREGPIMAAVDEARITVHGRGGHGAEPQETADPIVCGASIVMALQSIVSRNIHPMDPTVVTVGAFHAGSASNIIPERAEIVVGIRSFDPAVRDELERRIRMITEAQATSFGMRATVDYQRSYDATINHKRETDFVRDLAIRFAGPDKIVDLARPFMGSEDFAYMLKERPGSYFFLGSRVTGDEKPLHHPGYNFNDDLLPIGAAFWTELAESYLAG, encoded by the coding sequence ATGAAGCTCTCCGCCGCCATCGACAACGCCCTGCCGGAACTGGTGGCGATCCGCCGCGACCTGCATGCGCATCCGGAATTGGGTCTCGAGGAGACGCGGACCTCGGCGTTCATTGCGCGGCACCTCGATGCGCTTGGCTACACGGTAACGACTGGACTTGCGAAGACCGGCGTGGTCGGCACGCTGAGGAACGGCACCGGGGGGCGCTCGATCGGCATCCGCGCGGATATCGATGCCTTGCCGATCCACGAGGAGACCGGTCTCGACTATGCCAGCACGACGCCGGGGTTGATGCACGCCTGCGGGCATGACGGCCATACGGCGATGCTGCTCGGCGCCGCCCGCGCGCTTGCCGAACGGAGGAATTTCGACGGCACGATCCATCTCATCTTCCAGCCGGCCGAGGAGAACTTCGGCGGTGCGAAGATCATGATCGACGAGGGCCTGTTCGAGAAATTCCCCTGCGACGCCGTGTTCGCGCTCCACAACGAACCGAACCTTCCCTTCGGCCAGTTCGCCCTGCGCGAAGGCCCGATCATGGCAGCGGTGGACGAGGCGCGGATCACCGTCCATGGCCGTGGCGGTCACGGCGCCGAACCGCAGGAGACCGCCGATCCGATCGTCTGCGGCGCCAGCATCGTCATGGCGCTGCAGTCCATCGTGTCGCGCAACATCCACCCCATGGACCCGACCGTCGTCACGGTCGGCGCCTTTCACGCCGGCTCCGCGAGCAACATCATTCCGGAGCGGGCCGAGATCGTCGTCGGCATTCGCTCCTTTGACCCCGCCGTTCGCGATGAGCTGGAGCGCCGCATCCGAATGATCACGGAGGCGCAGGCGACAAGCTTCGGCATGCGCGCCACCGTCGACTATCAGCGTAGCTATGACGCGACGATCAACCACAAGAGGGAGACCGATTTCGTCCGCGACCTTGCGATCCGCTTCGCCGGGCCAGACAAGATTGTTGATCTTGCTCGCCCGTTCATGGGCAGCGAGGATTTCGCCTACATGCTGAAGGAGCGGCCCGGCAGCTATTTCTTTCTCGGATCAAGAGTGACCGGCGACGAGAAACCGCTCCACCATCCCGGCTACAACTTCAATGACGACCTGCTGCCGATCGGCGCCGCCTTCTGGACCGAGCTCGCAGAGAGCTATCTTGCCGGATGA
- a CDS encoding ABC transporter permease: MTNVIDSNKLERDAGGKPLHTFPHPALGFTPEDLPKGESFLKPHRIVLILFAAALIVAVAILMRWDWLPRYLPRLGSGILVSMVMLFATSILGFLFAVPLGLVQVTGPWYLKGLARIFCTVIRGTPLLLQLWLLYYGLGSLFPQFPAIRHSFLWPYLREAWPYGVAALTISFAAYEGEVMRGAFAGVPAGELEAARAYGMSRWTIFRRIWLPRAIHRALPTLNGETVLQLKSTPLVATITVVDVYAVISKVRQETYLTYEPLLLLALIYLCLTGILVIAFRYFENRIPTRGA; this comes from the coding sequence ATCACAAATGTGATCGATTCTAATAAGTTGGAGCGGGATGCGGGCGGAAAACCGCTTCACACTTTTCCTCATCCCGCTCTGGGCTTCACCCCCGAGGACCTGCCGAAGGGCGAGAGCTTCCTCAAACCGCATCGTATCGTGCTCATCCTCTTCGCCGCCGCACTCATAGTCGCCGTCGCAATCCTCATGCGCTGGGATTGGCTGCCGCGCTACCTGCCGAGGCTCGGCTCCGGCATCCTTGTCAGCATGGTGATGCTGTTCGCCACCTCGATTCTCGGTTTCCTGTTTGCCGTGCCGCTGGGTCTCGTCCAGGTCACCGGCCCCTGGTATCTCAAGGGCCTTGCCCGGATCTTCTGTACGGTCATCCGCGGGACGCCGCTGCTCCTGCAACTGTGGCTGCTCTATTACGGGCTCGGCTCGCTGTTTCCGCAATTCCCGGCGATTCGCCACTCGTTTCTCTGGCCGTATCTGCGCGAAGCCTGGCCGTATGGCGTCGCCGCACTCACCATCTCCTTCGCCGCCTACGAGGGCGAAGTGATGCGCGGCGCCTTTGCCGGCGTGCCCGCGGGCGAGCTGGAGGCGGCGCGAGCCTATGGCATGAGCCGCTGGACGATATTCCGGCGGATCTGGCTGCCGCGTGCGATTCACCGCGCGCTTCCGACACTCAACGGCGAAACCGTATTGCAGCTCAAGTCGACGCCGCTGGTCGCGACGATCACCGTCGTCGATGTCTACGCGGTCATCTCGAAGGTACGGCAGGAAACCTATCTCACCTACGAACCGCTGCTGCTGCTTGCTCTGATCTATCTGTGCCTTACGGGCATTCTGGTGATCGCCTTCCGCTATTTCGAAAACCGCATACCGACTCGTGGTGCCTGA
- a CDS encoding ABC transporter permease, with protein sequence MAADSIINWSLLSLSAPGWGGVLLQGFLHSIQIAVGGYALGLLLGVGGAFGKLYGGPVTRDLLECYTTIVRAVPELVLILLLYYAGTDLLNQLLGAVGFEAVDISGLMAGIFVIGVVQGAYSTEVLRGAIKAVPAGQIEAARAYGMSPGKVLRRVTLPAMLPYAIPGLANLWLIATKDTALLAVVGFSELTLATRQAAGATKAYLLFFCAAGALYLALTLVSNVFIGALERHARRGFVEQR encoded by the coding sequence ATGGCTGCGGATTCCATCATCAACTGGAGCCTGCTTTCGCTCTCGGCGCCCGGCTGGGGCGGCGTATTGCTGCAAGGCTTTCTCCATTCGATTCAGATCGCGGTCGGCGGCTACGCGCTTGGCCTCCTGCTCGGCGTCGGCGGTGCCTTCGGCAAGCTCTATGGCGGGCCGGTAACGCGCGATCTTCTCGAATGCTACACCACCATCGTCCGGGCGGTGCCTGAGCTCGTTCTCATTCTCCTCCTCTACTATGCCGGGACCGACCTCTTGAACCAGCTTCTCGGCGCCGTCGGCTTCGAGGCGGTGGACATCAGCGGCCTGATGGCCGGCATCTTCGTCATTGGCGTCGTTCAGGGGGCGTATTCGACCGAAGTGTTGCGCGGGGCGATCAAGGCCGTACCCGCCGGCCAGATCGAGGCGGCGCGCGCCTATGGCATGTCGCCCGGAAAGGTCCTGCGGCGTGTCACCCTGCCTGCCATGCTGCCCTATGCCATCCCCGGCCTTGCCAATCTCTGGCTGATCGCCACGAAGGACACCGCCCTGCTCGCCGTCGTCGGCTTCAGCGAGCTGACGCTGGCAACCCGCCAGGCGGCCGGCGCAACCAAGGCCTATCTGCTTTTCTTCTGCGCGGCCGGCGCGCTCTATCTCGCGCTGACGCTCGTTTCCAACGTCTTCATCGGCGCGTTGGAAAGGCATGCCAGGCGCGGTTTCGTGGAGCAGCGATGA
- a CDS encoding transporter substrate-binding domain-containing protein, producing MKKTLKLLAVAAALSITGAVAAQAETVKVGFAAEPYPPFTSPDANGNWEGWEVEFMKAICAEAKLDCVITPVAWDGIIPALTSKKIDMIIGSMSITEERLKTIDFSDKYYNTPTGIIGTKGEDIKPTPEGLSGKTLGVQVSTVHQAYATKHFAPAGVEVKEYQTQDEANQDLAAGRVDAVQADAIALDAFLKSDQGNECCDYKGDVAQDLAVLGPGVGVGLRKGEAELKEKINAAIKAIRANGTYDTFSKKYFDFDIYGG from the coding sequence ATGAAGAAGACATTGAAACTCCTGGCGGTCGCGGCCGCATTGTCGATCACCGGCGCCGTCGCGGCGCAGGCGGAAACGGTCAAGGTCGGCTTTGCCGCCGAGCCCTACCCGCCCTTTACCTCGCCTGACGCCAACGGCAATTGGGAAGGCTGGGAAGTCGAGTTCATGAAGGCGATCTGCGCCGAGGCGAAACTCGACTGCGTGATCACGCCGGTCGCGTGGGACGGCATCATCCCGGCGCTGACCTCCAAGAAGATCGACATGATCATCGGTTCGATGTCGATCACGGAAGAGCGCCTGAAGACGATCGATTTCTCCGACAAATACTACAACACGCCGACCGGCATCATCGGCACCAAGGGCGAGGACATCAAGCCGACGCCGGAAGGCCTTTCGGGCAAGACGCTCGGCGTGCAGGTTTCGACCGTGCATCAGGCCTATGCGACCAAGCATTTCGCCCCGGCCGGCGTGGAGGTCAAGGAATACCAGACGCAGGACGAGGCAAACCAGGATCTGGCCGCCGGCCGTGTCGACGCGGTGCAGGCGGATGCGATCGCACTCGACGCCTTCCTGAAGAGCGACCAGGGCAATGAATGCTGCGACTACAAGGGTGATGTCGCCCAGGATCTCGCCGTCCTCGGCCCGGGGGTCGGTGTCGGCCTGCGCAAAGGCGAAGCCGAGCTCAAGGAAAAGATCAACGCGGCGATCAAGGCGATCCGCGCGAACGGCACCTACGATACCTTCTCGAAGAAGTATTTCGACTTCGACATCTATGGCGGCTAA